GCCGGTCGAGCAGGTCGGCCTCGTCCAGGGCACCTTCGTGGCGTACGGCCCACAGCAGTTCGGCGGCGGTGACGGGATGCCCCGGCAGCACCGGCTCGCCCAGCCGGGGATCGCGCGCGCCGAGCGCCTGGACGGCCGGTGCCTCGGTGCCGTAGCGCTGGACGAGACGGCGCGGCGCCCGGAGCGAGCCGAGCACGTCGGGTGATGCGGCGCCGACGAGGGGGAGGGAGGTGGTGGGGGAGGGGCCGGCGGTGAGCCGGCGGGTGGCCAAGGCGGCGTCGACGGCGTCCTCGGCCATGCGCCGGTAGGTGGTGAGCTTGCCGCCGACCACGGTGATCACGCCGTCCGGCGAGGTGAGGACCGCATGCCGGCGGGAGATGTCGGCGGTCCGGGGAGCCGCGCCGGACTGCTCGGCGGGGGTGGTGTCGAGCAGGGGGCGCAGTCCGGCGAACGCGCCCACGACGTCGGTGCGTTGGACCGGGACGTCCAGGACGGAGCCGAGGACGTCGAGGAGGAAGCCGATGTCCGTCTCGGGTACCTCGGGCACGTCGGGGATGTCGCCGTCGACGGGATCGTCGGTGAGACCGACGTAGACCCGGCCGTCGCCCTGGGGCAGGACGAGGAGGAAGCGGTTGGTCTCCCCGGGGACGGGGACGTGGAGCCCCGCGGGCAGCGGGCCGAGGCGGTCGGCGCGCAGGACGAGATGCGTGCCGCGTGAGGGGCGGATCCGGATGCCGTCCACCAGGCCGCCCGCCCAGACGCCGGACGCGTTGATCACGGCGCGGGCCCTGATCTCGCCCTCCTCGCCGGTGAGTTCGTCACGTATCACGGCGCCGGAGGCGGTGAGCCGCAGCGCCCTGACCCGGGTCAGGATCCGGGCACCGCGGGCGGCGGCGCTGCGGGCGATCGCGGTCACCAGGCGGGCGTCGTCGGTGAGCCGGCCGTCCCAGGACAGCAGGCCGCCGCGCAGGCCCTGGGTGCGCAGGGCGGGGGCGAGGTGCCGGGTCTCCACCGCGGAGAGCCGGCGCGGTGCGGGCAGGGTGGCGCGGGCCGTGCGGGCCGCCAGGCGCAGGGTGTCACCCGCCCGGAATCCGGCCCAGGCCAGGGCGGACTGACCGCGGGAAACCAGCGGGGTCAGCGGCAGCACGAAGGGCTGGGCCCGCACCAGATGCGGTGCCGTGCGCTCCATCAGCACCCCGCGTTCGACCGCGCTCTCGTGGGCCACGTCGAACTGCCCCGAGGCGAGATAGCGCAGCCCCCCGTGGATGAGCTTGCTGCTGAAGCGGGACGTGCCGAAGGC
Above is a window of Streptomyces sp. DT2A-34 DNA encoding:
- a CDS encoding glycerol-3-phosphate dehydrogenase/oxidase: MSTATPPVPGSSLSAARRSRELAETVEGPVVDVLVVGLGATGAGAALDAAARGLTVAAVDAHDLAFGTSRFSSKLIHGGLRYLASGQFDVAHESAVERGVLMERTAPHLVRAQPFVLPLTPLVSRGQSALAWAGFRAGDTLRLAARTARATLPAPRRLSAVETRHLAPALRTQGLRGGLLSWDGRLTDDARLVTAIARSAAARGARILTRVRALRLTASGAVIRDELTGEEGEIRARAVINASGVWAGGLVDGIRIRPSRGTHLVLRADRLGPLPAGLHVPVPGETNRFLLVLPQGDGRVYVGLTDDPVDGDIPDVPEVPETDIGFLLDVLGSVLDVPVQRTDVVGAFAGLRPLLDTTPAEQSGAAPRTADISRRHAVLTSPDGVITVVGGKLTTYRRMAEDAVDAALATRRLTAGPSPTTSLPLVGAASPDVLGSLRAPRRLVQRYGTEAPAVQALGARDPRLGEPVLPGHPVTAAELLWAVRHEGALDEADLLDRRTRIGLVPADRAVALEAVREVLGEAWAQQG